The following proteins are encoded in a genomic region of Agelaius phoeniceus isolate bAgePho1 chromosome 17, bAgePho1.hap1, whole genome shotgun sequence:
- the RBPJL gene encoding recombining binding protein suppressor of hairless-like protein — translation MEMDPQRQTGAAVPAEPPPQPCRARSRSPPRCWLRPKACQGSLLQDSVRRYLQLPADQTVLILHAKVAQKSYGNEKRFFCPPPCVYLSGPGWKLKQEQIKARDLGEAGFRVCGYMGLDSMGSSLMETQKLSFEEQPDAKGFSCAKALYISDTDKRKHFRLVLKLFFSNGQEIGTFHSKLIKVISKPSQKKQSLKNTDLCISSGSKVSLFNRLRSQTVSTRYLSVEGGAFIASARQWAAFTLHLADECCGRSEFPLREGYIRYGSVVQLVCTATGVTLPPLIIRKVMKQYAMLDVDEPISQLHKCAFQLQGSDHMYLCLSTDKVIQFQASPCPKEANRELLNDGSCWTIISTETVEYTFSESLACIREPVSPVPLIAALQLTGGGDVAMLEVQGEYFHAHLKVWFGDVEAETMYRSPKSLVCVVPDVSAFGSDWRWLRYPITVPLLLIRDDGLIYSSSFTFTYTPEQSCLPGQQVLSDVPQDSDKLLDSIHQEFTRTNFHLFMQT, via the exons GAGCGGCGGTGCCCGCGGAGCCCCCGCCTCAGCCGTGCCGGGCTCGGAGCCGCTCCCCGCCGCGCTGCTGGCTCAG ACCCAAGGCGTGCCAAGGCAGCCTGCTCCAGGACAGCGTGAGGAGGTacctgcagctgccagcagacCAGACAGTGCTCATCCTGCATGCCAAGGTGGCACAGAAGTCCTATGGCAACGAAAAAAG GTTTTTCTGCCCCCCACCTTGTGTTTACCTGAGCGGGCCAGGATGGAAGTTAAAGCAGGAGCAGATAAAAg CCAGGGACCTGGGAGAGGCTGGATTTCGGGTGTGTGGGTACATGGGGCTGGACAGCATGGGCAGCAGCCTGATGGAGACCCAGAAGCTGAGCTTTGAGGAGCAGCCAGATGCAAAG ggcttcagCTGTGCCAAGGCCCTGTACATCTCGGACACGGACAAGCGCAAGCATTTCCGCCTGGTCCTGAAGCTCTTCTTCAGCAACGGGCAGGAGATCGGCACCTTCCACAGCAAACTCATCAAGGTCATCTCCAAACCCTCGCAGAAGAAGCAGTCCCTGAAGAACACGGACC TCTGCATCTCCTCAGGCTCCAAAGTGTCCCTCTTCAACCGCCTGCGCTCCCAGACCGTCAGCACCCGGTACCTGTCTGTGGAGGGAGGAGCCTTCATCGCCAGCGCCCGGCAGTGGGCAGCCTTCACCCTCCACCTGG CCGACGAGTGCTGCGGCCGCAGCGAGTTCCCCCTGCGGGAAGGGTACATCCGCTACGGCTCCGTGGTCCAGCTGGTCTGCACGGCCACCGGCGTCACCCTGCCGCCCCTG ATCATCCGGAAGGTGATGAAGCAGTACGCCATGCTGGACGTGGATGAGCCCATCTCCCAGCTCCACAAGTGtgccttccagctgcagggcagtgaccaCATGTACCTGTGTCTCTCCACAGACAAGGTGATCCAGTTCCAG GCATCTCCCTGCCCGAAGGAAGCCAACAGGGAGCTGCTGAACGACGGCTCGTGCTGGACCATCATCAGCACGGAGACAGTGGAGTACACCTTCAGCGAGAGCCTGGCGTGCATCCGCGAGCCCGTCAGCCCCGTGCCCCTCATCGCTGCCCTGCAG CTCACAGGTGGTGGGGACGTGGCCATGCTGGAGGTGCAGGGGGAGTATTTCCATGCACACCTCAAGGTCTGGTTCGGAGATGTGGAAGCAGAGACCATGTACAG GAGCCCCAAGTCCCTCGTGTGTGTGGTCCCTGATGTCTCTGCCTTCGGCAGCGACTGGAGGTGGCTCCGCTATCCCATCACAGTCCCGCTCCTGCTCATCAGGGACGATGGCCTCATCTACTCCAGCTCCTTCACATTCACCtacaccccagagcagagctgcctcccagggcagcaggtcCTCTCAGATGTTCCCCAGGACTCAGACAAATTACTGGACAGCATCCACCAGGAGTTCACCAGGACCAACTTCCACCTCTTCATGCAGACCtag